The DNA sequence GCAACTGCCATAGGTCATATGTAGTTTAACCAGAGTTGGACTGCACCACGGACTCGGCTGTGTTTGCTACTGTGGAGTTGACATTGtcgttgttgtgttttcagatcGTCCGTCCATGCCgctgttggaggaggaggatggtgaacAACCACGCCGTGAGTGGAGTCCCAGCATGGGGCATGAGGAGCGTATTCCAATTCAGATTAAGGATAAGAGAGATGTCCGGGCAAACCAAGGAGATGAACAGCTTCCGGGGCAAGGTTCTTGCAGCACACCCGAGAACATGTTCACTCCTCCACGTGTCAGAAACGAATATCCCCAAGACGCCCCCCACACATCCAACCTCCCTCAGAGTCAGGGGgtggagaacagagagagggatccAGGCACCAGAGGCTCCTTGAGGCACGTGAAGGCAGAGGGTGGAGGTGGCCACAGAGGCTCTACTTCCTCCAACAGCGGTGCCCAGCCTCTCGCACCAGTCAACCCAAACTGCTCAAACGAGAACAACATTGACATTAGTGGCGCGGAGAATGGAGGACAGATGGCTGGTGCCAAGGGGACTGGAGCTGGAGCTAACAGGGCACAGGCCTCTCAAATGCGCAACCAAGGAGCCAGTGCTGTGGACTGCCCCCATCAGAAATCCCCCCTACAAGGACACATGTCATCTTTCTGCTGCAAGGTTTGTGGTGAGGCATTCAGTCACGTTGGCCACTTGCATGTGCACGTACAAGTGCACACGCGGGAAAAACCGTACCGCTGTGGTGTATGCGGGaaatgctgcagctcctccggcAGGCTCCAGGAGCACCAACGTAGCCACACGGGAGAAAAACCATTCCGCTGCCAGATTTGTGGAAAGGGCTTCACACAGATGGCTCATCTGAAGGTCCACATGAGGATCCATACGGGGGAGAAGCCCTACAGTTGCCCTGTGTGTGGCAAGTGCTTCAGCCGCTCTGACAAAA is a window from the Scophthalmus maximus strain ysfricsl-2021 chromosome 6, ASM2237912v1, whole genome shotgun sequence genome containing:
- the LOC118309102 gene encoding zinc finger and SCAN domain-containing protein 22-like yields the protein MTKLQFLNVFLTERLMLAAQEIYKSVEDTILEYQEEIAIRERENDHLRRRLRDAGIEIWPDRPSMPLLEEEDGEQPRREWSPSMGHEERIPIQIKDKRDVRANQGDEQLPGQGSCSTPENMFTPPRVRNEYPQDAPHTSNLPQSQGVENRERDPGTRGSLRHVKAEGGGGHRGSTSSNSGAQPLAPVNPNCSNENNIDISGAENGGQMAGAKGTGAGANRAQASQMRNQGASAVDCPHQKSPLQGHMSSFCCKVCGEAFSHVGHLHVHVQVHTREKPYRCGVCGKCCSSSGRLQEHQRSHTGEKPFRCQICGKGFTQMAHLKVHMRIHTGEKPYSCPVCGKCFSRSDKIKRHLQTHSREGTYFSGQ